From the Moraxella sp. FZFQ2102 genome, the window CTTCGCGTCTGTTTATGATGGCGACCAAGGGTGCTGCGATTTTACAAGGTCGTGATGAGTATCTGGATGATTTGGGTGCGTTTGCTTATCATTTTGGTAATGCGTTTCAGATGATTGATGATGTGCTGGATTTCACAGGTGATGTGGCGGTGATGGGTAAGAATCTTGGCGATGACTTGGCAGAAGGTAAGCCGACATTACCAATCATCAAAACTTTAGAAATTCTAAAACAAAATAATGATGTACATTATGATACGCTGCGTATCGCGGTGCAGACAGGCAAGGTAGAAGATGTCAGCCTGTTGATCGGGCTTGTGCAGTCATCAGGTGCGCTGGATTATTGCAAATCACGCGCGCTAGAAGAGACACGCCTTGCTCAAAAGGCGCTTGAGAACCTACCTGCTAACCGCTACCGTGATGGCTTATATCAATTGACGGAGCTTGCGAGCAGTCGATTGGTGTAAAATCCTTATAAAAATCAGCCATTTTCAAAGTTTGAGTTGAAATTGGCTGATTTTTTGTGCTTAAATTTTGGATTTTACATTTTTTCCTATGAAAAGTGTGGTGAGATAACATTTTTTCATAGGAAAAGTGTAATTAATTATTAATAATTATAATATAAATTTATAAAGCTAATTAATATAATATCAACTACCATTAACAAACCCAGCAACAGCAGTAAGAAACTTCCCACAATCCGAAAAAAATCTCGTATAATAAACAGTTTTCACAATCATCAAGAAGTATCAGCACTATGAGCAAACTCAATCCAAGGCAGCATGAAGCGATGATCCATGTGTCAGGGCCTTTGTTGGTTTTGGCGGGCGCAGGGTCGGGCAAGACTTCGGTTATCACCCAAAAAATCGCCCATCTGATCCAAAATTGCAACATCCCAGCCGATCGCATCACGGCGATGACCTTTACCAATAAGGCGGCGCGTGAGATGAAAGCTCGTGTGCAAAAGCTGCTCCCAAGCGAGAAAACGCGCGGTTTGACGGTTTCGACATTTCACCATTTTGGCTTACAATTCTTACGATTTGAACTAAAAAATACACCACTGAAATCCAATTTTTCGATCATGGACAGCGATGATTCTAAGCGACTTTTGACTGAGCTGATGATGCGCGACAACATGAGCGGTGCGGAGAGTCGTGAGCTTGTCGGTAAAGCGATTAAGATGATTTCTGATTGGAAAAATGATCTTGTCGCCCCTGAAGATGCTGCTGAGACTATTGACAATCCTGAAGAAATGATGTTTGTGCATCTGTATGCCTTATATGAGCGGAATTTGCGCGCGTATAATGCGGTGGATTTTGATGATTTGATCGTGATGCCAGTGCGGATTTTGAGCGAAAATAAAGAAGTGCGCGATAAGTGGCAAAATCGCATCCGCTATTTATTGGTCGATGAATACCAAGATACCAACACCGCGCAGTATGAGCTGATCAAGCTTTTGGTCGGTGTTACGGCGCGCTTTACTGTCGTTGGCGACGATGATCAATCGATCTATGCGTGGCGTGGCGCGAAGCCTGAAAATATGGCGCTATTAAAAGAAGATTTTCCATCATTAACCGTGGTGAAGCTTGAGCAAAATTACCGCTCGACCAACCGCATTTTGAACGCTGCAAACTCAGTAATCACCAATAATGAGCATATCTTTGAAAAGGCGCTGTGGTCGGATAAAGGGCATGGCGAGCTGATTCGCGTGGTGACTTGCCCAAGCGATCTTGATGAAGTGGAACGCGTTGCTAAGGAAATCTTAACGCATCGCTTGCGTCATGGTAATACTTGGGATCAATATGCGGTGCTGTATCGCAGTAATTTTCAAGCGCGAATCTTAGAAACTGAATTGCGACAGCTTGATATTCCTTATAAACTATCAGGCGGTACATCATTCTTTGCACGCACCGAAATCAAAGACATCATGAGCTATCTGCGGATCATTATCAATCCAGATGATGATGCAGCATTTTTAAGAATTATTAACACACCAAAGCGCGGTATGGGTTCGGCAACGCTTGAGAAATTGGGACTGCTTGCCCAAGAATACGGCATTTCGCTGCTGTCTGCGTGCAGTCATGCAGGGCTAAAAGCGGCAGTGGGCGCAAAGGCAAGCAATACCTTGGCGGATTTTGGCGAATTTATCGAACGCTATACGCGCGATCTATATGACAATCCTGATCCGATGCCGCTTGTGCGTCAGATGATTGTTGAGACTGGCTACATTGACTATATTAAAGATGATGCTAAAACGCCGCAGCAAGAAAAGGTGCGCCTTGATAATATCGAATCACTGTACTCAAGCATCACAGCGCTGATCAATCGCGCTGAAGATGAAGATGAGCAAACCATCGATGCGGTGATTCGTAAGCTTGTGCTGCTTGATATGCTGGAGCAGCAGCAAGAAGAAGAAAATACCAATAAGGTAAACTTAATGACCTTGCACGCCGCTAAGGGTCTTGAGTTTGACTTTGTGTATATCATCGGCTGTGAAGAAGAGATTTTGCCACATCGCAATTCGATCTTGACCGACAGCATCGAAGAAGAGCGGCGGCTGATGTATGTGGGCATCACGCGCGCGCGCCTTGAGCTGACGCTGCTACTTGCCCAAAAACGCCGTGCTGGCAAAGATCTAAAAGCCACAACGCCATCGCGATTCTTAGACGAATTGCCGCTTGAGCATATCGATTACCCTGCCAAAAAAGGCGCGGTCAAAAAAGACTCCAAGCAAGTGGCAAGTGAATATCTTGCTAATATTCAAGCGATGCTTGCGGCGAAGAAG encodes:
- a CDS encoding UvrD-helicase domain-containing protein; translated protein: MSKLNPRQHEAMIHVSGPLLVLAGAGSGKTSVITQKIAHLIQNCNIPADRITAMTFTNKAAREMKARVQKLLPSEKTRGLTVSTFHHFGLQFLRFELKNTPLKSNFSIMDSDDSKRLLTELMMRDNMSGAESRELVGKAIKMISDWKNDLVAPEDAAETIDNPEEMMFVHLYALYERNLRAYNAVDFDDLIVMPVRILSENKEVRDKWQNRIRYLLVDEYQDTNTAQYELIKLLVGVTARFTVVGDDDQSIYAWRGAKPENMALLKEDFPSLTVVKLEQNYRSTNRILNAANSVITNNEHIFEKALWSDKGHGELIRVVTCPSDLDEVERVAKEILTHRLRHGNTWDQYAVLYRSNFQARILETELRQLDIPYKLSGGTSFFARTEIKDIMSYLRIIINPDDDAAFLRIINTPKRGMGSATLEKLGLLAQEYGISLLSACSHAGLKAAVGAKASNTLADFGEFIERYTRDLYDNPDPMPLVRQMIVETGYIDYIKDDAKTPQQEKVRLDNIESLYSSITALINRAEDEDEQTIDAVIRKLVLLDMLEQQQEEENTNKVNLMTLHAAKGLEFDFVYIIGCEEEILPHRNSILTDSIEEERRLMYVGITRARLELTLLLAQKRRAGKDLKATTPSRFLDELPLEHIDYPAKKGAVKKDSKQVASEYLANIQAMLAAKKKG